Genomic segment of Rickettsiella endosymbiont of Xylota segnis:
ATGAGGTCGAATTTGGAGTAAAAATTTAAAATGATGACCTCAAATCGTTCCTATTTATTGCGTGCATTTTATGATTGGATTATCGATAATCAATTAACACCGTATATTCTTTTAGATACTGAATTGCCACATGTAGAAGTTCCAAAACAATGTATTAAAGATGGAAAAATTACTTTAAATATATCTACTGATGCCATATTAAATTTAAAAATAGATACACAAGCTATACAATTTGAAGCTAGTTTTAATGGTCAATCGATGCTTATTTACGCGCCTATTCAAGCGGTATTAGCCATCTATACACGAGAAAATGGTCAAGGAATGGTATTTACACAAGAAGAAAGTGGTGATGAAGGTGGAAGCCCTACCCCACCTAGAGTTCGACCAGGAACAAAACCCAAGCTTTCTATTGTTAAATAGCATGTCATCATCAATCATAATTGGATGGAGAGAATGGGTATCTTTACCTGAATTAGGAATTCCTCGTTTGAAAACCAAGGTAGATACAGGCGCACGCACCTCAGCTTTACATGCTTGTTGTGTAGAAGTTATTGAAAAAACTCACTATCAAAAGCAAGTATGTTTTATCATACATCCTCAACCAAAACGTTTTCCAGAAAATTCTATTAAATGTATTGCTGATTTAATCGATATACGTGAAATTACCGATTCTGGTGGCCATAAGGAAAATCGATGTGTTATTCAAACCTCTGTGGTTCTCGGCACAATAAGCTGGCCTATCGAAATTACTTTGACAAGCAGAGACAATATGCGTTTTAGGATGCTGCTAGGTCGAACGGCTTTAGAACAACGTTTTATCGTTGATCCCACACATTCTTATTTATACAGTAAAAAAACTATAATCCCATGAAAATTGCAATTTTATCTCGCCGTCCAAAACTATATTCTACGCGCCGTTTGGAAGAAGAAGCTAAGAAAAGAGGGCATCAGGTTAAAATTATTGATACGCTAAGATGTTACATGAACATCACCACACAAAATCCATATATACATTACAAAGGAAAGATTCTTGATAAATTCGATGCAATAATTCCAAGAATTGGAGCTTCAATCACCTTTTATGGGGCTGCATTGGTCAGACAATTTGAAATGATGGGTATATTTGTTGCGAATAATTCAATTTCTATTACCAGAGCTCAAGACAAACTCCGTTCCTTACAAATTTTATCTCGAAAAGGAGTAGGTTTACCTATTACGGGTTTCGCTTATTCTCCTGATGACATTCAAGATCTAATCAGCATGGTAGGTGGGCCGCCTTTAGTCATTAAAATTTTAGAAGGAACTCAAGGGATTGGAGTGGTACTCGCTGAAACTCAGCAAGCGGCTATTAGTGTTATTGAAGCTTTTTTAGATTTACAAGCCCATATTATGGTTCAAGAATATATTAAAGAGGCTAAAGCGGCAGATATTCGTTGTTTTGTAGTTAATGGCAAAGTCATTGCAGCTATGGAGCGGCAAGCAAAATTAGGGGAATTTCGTTCCAATATCCATCGTGGAGGAACTGTACGCCTCGCTAAATTAACAGCTGAAGAACGAGCAACGGCGGTTCGAGCCGCTAAAGTTATTGGTCTCAATATTGCTGGAGTTGATCTATTACGCTCAAATAGAGGCCCTTTGGTGATGGAAGTAAATTCGTCCCCTGGCTTAGAGGGAATAGAAAAGGCCACACAAAAAAATGTTGCTGAAATAATTATTAAGTCTATCGAAAAAAGATCCAATAAACATTAATCATTATAAAGCATAATAACCACAACAAAAGAATTTTTGTGGTTGCCAGAAGAGGATTGCGAATTAAGCGACAATACAGACAACATTAAAATAGAAAGAGTATAGTTGACTCTGAAATATTGTCGTCGTATAAATCTAGGCATGATTAGCACCGAAAACCCATACTCTCCCCTCGCTGACCGCTTACGACCTCGTCATTTAGATGATTTTTTCGGTCAAACCCACCTTTTAGGGCCACAAAAAACTTTACGTCAGGTTATTTTACAAGGCCAATTACACTCTATGATTTTATGGGGACCGCCAGGAACGGGGAAAACCACTTTAGCCAAGCTAATGGCAAATCATTTACTCGCTCGATTTGAGTCTTTATCTGCATTACAAGTGGGGGTTAAGGAAATCCGTCAAATTGCAGAGCGTACACAAGCTGCGCTTCATCTTCAGTCACCACAAAAAACTTTGTTATTTATTGATGAGATCCATCGTTTTAACAAAGCGCAACAAGATGCATTATTACCTTTTGTAGAATCCGGTCTATTTATATTAATTGGTGCTACTACAGAAAACCCCTCATTTGAACTTAATAATGCTCTACTCTCACGAACACGTGTGTATGTATTAAAAAAATTAACCCTGGAAGAAATTACACAAGTCATCGACCGAGCACTAATCAACGATATCGATGGACTAGGCAAAAAGAATTTAACGATAGCCCCAGCAGTAAAAAAACAATTAGCTGCTATCGCAGATGGTGATGCGCGCCAAGTTTTAAATCTTTTAGAAATTGCCAGTGATTTAGCAGAAGATAATATTATTGATATGAGCACATTACAGACAGTCACTCAAACTAATTTACGTCGTTTCGATAAAGGTGGCGAGATTTTTCATGATCAGATTTCTGCTTTACATAAGTCCGTACGGGGATCGGATCCAGATGCTGCACTGTACTGGCTTGCACGCATGCTTGATGGTGGTTGTGATCCTTTATATATTGCACGACGTATACTCCGTATGGCAAGTGAAGACATTGGCAATGCTGATCCAAGAGGTTTGCAACTTGCCTTAGGGGCATGGGAAGTTCAAGAACGATTAGGTAGCCCTGAAGGAGAACTTGCTTTAGCACAAGCCATTGTTTATCTGGCCTGCACAGCAAAAAGTAATGCCGTTTATACTGCTTTTAATGCCGCTATGAAAGATGCTCAAGAAAAAGGTACGCTGGAAGTGCCTTTA
This window contains:
- a CDS encoding ClpXP protease specificity-enhancing factor, which encodes MMTSNRSYLLRAFYDWIIDNQLTPYILLDTELPHVEVPKQCIKDGKITLNISTDAILNLKIDTQAIQFEASFNGQSMLIYAPIQAVLAIYTRENGQGMVFTQEESGDEGGSPTPPRVRPGTKPKLSIVK
- a CDS encoding ATP-dependent zinc protease, whose amino-acid sequence is MSSSIIIGWREWVSLPELGIPRLKTKVDTGARTSALHACCVEVIEKTHYQKQVCFIIHPQPKRFPENSIKCIADLIDIREITDSGGHKENRCVIQTSVVLGTISWPIEITLTSRDNMRFRMLLGRTALEQRFIVDPTHSYLYSKKTIIP
- the rimK gene encoding 30S ribosomal protein S6--L-glutamate ligase, with the translated sequence MKIAILSRRPKLYSTRRLEEEAKKRGHQVKIIDTLRCYMNITTQNPYIHYKGKILDKFDAIIPRIGASITFYGAALVRQFEMMGIFVANNSISITRAQDKLRSLQILSRKGVGLPITGFAYSPDDIQDLISMVGGPPLVIKILEGTQGIGVVLAETQQAAISVIEAFLDLQAHIMVQEYIKEAKAADIRCFVVNGKVIAAMERQAKLGEFRSNIHRGGTVRLAKLTAEERATAVRAAKVIGLNIAGVDLLRSNRGPLVMEVNSSPGLEGIEKATQKNVAEIIIKSIEKRSNKH
- a CDS encoding replication-associated recombination protein A, which gives rise to MISTENPYSPLADRLRPRHLDDFFGQTHLLGPQKTLRQVILQGQLHSMILWGPPGTGKTTLAKLMANHLLARFESLSALQVGVKEIRQIAERTQAALHLQSPQKTLLFIDEIHRFNKAQQDALLPFVESGLFILIGATTENPSFELNNALLSRTRVYVLKKLTLEEITQVIDRALINDIDGLGKKNLTIAPAVKKQLAAIADGDARQVLNLLEIASDLAEDNIIDMSTLQTVTQTNLRRFDKGGEIFHDQISALHKSVRGSDPDAALYWLARMLDGGCDPLYIARRILRMASEDIGNADPRGLQLALGAWEVQERLGSPEGELALAQAIVYLACTAKSNAVYTAFNAAMKDAQEKGTLEVPLHLRNAPTQLMRKLHYGKNYRYVHDEPNAYADGEIYFPEELKDRQYYFPVPRGLELKIAQKLALLKKSEKI